A genomic region of Nostoc sp. UHCC 0702 contains the following coding sequences:
- the pheS gene encoding phenylalanine--tRNA ligase subunit alpha has translation MTSNLEAQLLALRQEGEKAIAAADTLERLEELRVSYLGKKGELGALLRSMGQMSAEERPKIGAIANTVKESLQTSLDQQRLALEAAQIQAQLEAETLDVTMAGIYRPQGRIHPLNGIIDRALDIFVGMGYTVAEGPEMETDYYNFEALNTPPDHPARDMQDTFYLPDGNLLRTHTSSVQIRYMEKEEPPIRVVAPGRVYRRDNVDATHSAVFHQIELLAIDEGLTFTDLKGTVKVFLQEMFGDLPIRFRASYFPFTEPSAEVDLQWNGRWLEVMGCGMVDPNVLKAVGYDPEVYTGFAAGFGVERFAMVLHQIDDIRRLYASDLRFLQQF, from the coding sequence ATGACTAGCAATTTAGAGGCTCAACTTTTAGCACTGCGTCAGGAAGGAGAAAAAGCGATCGCTGCCGCTGATACCCTAGAACGACTAGAGGAACTCCGAGTTAGCTATCTAGGTAAGAAGGGGGAACTGGGGGCGCTGTTGCGAAGCATGGGGCAGATGAGTGCAGAGGAACGCCCGAAAATTGGGGCGATCGCTAATACAGTTAAAGAGTCGTTGCAAACTAGTTTAGACCAGCAACGTCTCGCCCTAGAAGCAGCGCAAATTCAAGCACAGTTAGAAGCTGAAACTTTGGATGTGACAATGGCGGGAATTTACCGCCCCCAAGGTCGCATTCATCCCCTTAATGGTATAATTGACCGGGCACTGGATATCTTTGTCGGTATGGGCTACACCGTAGCTGAAGGGCCAGAAATGGAAACCGATTATTATAATTTTGAGGCTCTTAATACCCCACCTGACCACCCCGCCCGTGATATGCAGGATACTTTCTACCTGCCAGATGGCAATTTGTTACGGACTCATACCTCATCGGTACAAATTCGTTACATGGAAAAAGAGGAACCACCCATCCGAGTTGTTGCCCCAGGACGAGTTTATCGGCGAGATAATGTAGATGCCACTCACTCCGCAGTTTTCCATCAAATAGAACTTTTAGCAATTGATGAGGGACTGACTTTTACAGACTTGAAAGGCACTGTTAAAGTGTTTTTACAAGAAATGTTTGGCGATTTGCCAATTCGCTTCCGTGCCAGTTATTTCCCCTTCACAGAACCATCCGCTGAAGTGGATTTACAATGGAATGGTCGCTGGCTGGAAGTCATGGGTTGCGGCATGGTCGATCCGAATGTACTCAAAGCTGTAGGTTACGACCCAGAAGTTTATACTGGGTTTGCTGCTGGTTTTGGTGTAGAACGCTTTGCAATGGTATTACACCAAATCGACGATATTCGCCGTCTGTATGCCAGTGATTTGCGGTTTTTGCAGCAATTTTAA
- the surE gene encoding 5'/3'-nucleotidase SurE, translating into MKLLISNDDGISALGIRTLANCLAEAGHDVTVVCPDRERSATGHGLTLHQPIRAEIVESLFHPAVKAWACDGTPSDCVKLALWALLESPPDLVLSGINHGANLGTEILYSGTVSAAMEGLIEGIPSIALSLTSHKSKDFQPAAQFAKILVEQLAIQPLPDLMLLNVNVPSVKWEEITGVTLTRQGVRRYVDVFDKRVDPRGKTYYWLTGEVLEEVEPPEGLNLPHDVPIDVHVIRKNYISVTPLHYNLTYATGLEQLSNWKFHFP; encoded by the coding sequence ATGAAATTACTCATTAGCAATGATGACGGTATTTCTGCTTTAGGTATTCGTACTTTAGCTAACTGCTTGGCAGAAGCAGGTCATGATGTTACCGTAGTTTGTCCAGATCGCGAACGGTCTGCAACAGGACATGGACTAACCCTCCACCAGCCGATTCGCGCCGAAATTGTCGAGTCACTTTTTCACCCCGCCGTCAAAGCTTGGGCTTGTGATGGCACTCCTTCAGACTGTGTGAAATTGGCACTGTGGGCTTTGCTAGAGTCGCCACCTGATTTAGTTCTCTCTGGCATTAATCATGGTGCAAATTTAGGAACTGAAATCCTCTATTCCGGTACTGTTTCTGCTGCCATGGAAGGACTAATCGAAGGCATTCCCAGCATAGCCCTGAGTCTTACCAGTCATAAATCTAAAGACTTTCAACCTGCTGCTCAATTTGCCAAAATCTTAGTAGAGCAACTGGCAATACAACCTCTACCAGATTTAATGTTGCTCAACGTTAATGTTCCATCTGTCAAGTGGGAAGAAATTACTGGTGTGACGCTGACGCGTCAAGGAGTGCGCCGTTATGTTGATGTTTTTGACAAGCGGGTCGATCCTCGTGGTAAAACATATTACTGGTTAACTGGAGAAGTTTTAGAAGAGGTGGAACCACCAGAAGGTTTAAACCTACCACACGATGTCCCTATTGATGTACATGTCATCCGTAAAAACTACATTAGTGTCACGCCATTGCACTACAATCTTACCTATGCCACTGGACTGGAGCAATTATCTAATTGGAAATTCCATTTTCCTTAA